One region of Glycine max cultivar Williams 82 chromosome 9, Glycine_max_v4.0, whole genome shotgun sequence genomic DNA includes:
- the LOC102661431 gene encoding nuclear transcription factor Y subunit B-2 isoform X2: protein MKKALPTNGKIAKDAKETVQECLSEFLRSTFQTHVLRWMDYIQHKQEFVGLFEKILLQKPGFEPPVTHPVGVVEADLKSNNTEQSVKNVSKSEVDSSKDKNKVED, encoded by the exons ATGAAGAAGGCACTACCTACGAATGGTAAAATCGCCAAGGACGCCAAAGAGACTGTTCAGGAATGCTTATCCGAGTTTTTAAG ATCAACCTTTCAGACACATGTATTGAGATGGATGGATTACATTCAG CACAAGCAAGAATTTGTAggtttatttgagaaaatattgTTGCAGAAGCCTGGATTTGAGCCCCCG GTAACACATCCTGTTGGAGTTGTGGAAGCTGATTTAAAATCAAACAACACTGAGCAAAGCGTAAAGAATGTCAGCAAGTCCGAAGTAGACTCAAGCAAGGATAAAAACAAAGTTGAG GATTGA
- the LOC102661431 gene encoding nuclear transcription factor Y subunit B-2 isoform X1 — protein sequence MKKALPTNGKIAKDAKETVQECLSEFLRSTFQTHVLRWMDYIQHKQEFVGLFEKILLQKPGFEPPVTHPVGVVEADLKSNNTEQSVKNVSKSEVDSSKDKNKVEGEDLTFNMSLKVGNMSLVVALEQYISFFQR from the exons ATGAAGAAGGCACTACCTACGAATGGTAAAATCGCCAAGGACGCCAAAGAGACTGTTCAGGAATGCTTATCCGAGTTTTTAAG ATCAACCTTTCAGACACATGTATTGAGATGGATGGATTACATTCAG CACAAGCAAGAATTTGTAggtttatttgagaaaatattgTTGCAGAAGCCTGGATTTGAGCCCCCG GTAACACATCCTGTTGGAGTTGTGGAAGCTGATTTAAAATCAAACAACACTGAGCAAAGCGTAAAGAATGTCAGCAAGTCCGAAGTAGACTCAAGCAAGGATAAAAACAAAGTTGAG GGTGAAGATTTAACATTCAACATGAGTCTAAAGGTGGGGAACATGAGTTTAGTGGTTGCATTGGAGCAGTATATCAGCTTCTTTCAGAGATAA
- the LOC100305553 gene encoding Bowman-Birk type proteinase inhibitor precursor, with the protein MGLKNNMVVLKVCLVLLFLVGGTTSANLRLSKLGLLMKSDHHQHSNDDESSKPCCDQCACTKSNPPQCRCSDMRLNSCHSACKSCICALSYPAQCFCVDITDFCYEPCKPSEDDKENY; encoded by the coding sequence atgggTTTGAAGAACAACATGGTGGTGCTAAAGGTGTGTTTGGTGCTACTTTTCCTTGTGGGGGGTACTACTAGTGCCAACTTGAGGCTGAGTAAGCTTGGCCTGCTCATGAAAAGTGATCATCATCAACACTCAAATGATGATGAGTCTTCAAAACCATGCTGTGATCAATGCGCATGCACAAAGTCAAACCCTCCTCAATGCCGCTGTTCAGATATGAGGCTGAATTCGTGCCATTCAGCTTGCAAATCTTGTATTTGCGCATTATCGTATCCTGCACAGTGTTTTTGTGTTGACATAACCGATTTCTGCTATGAACCTTGCAAACCCAGTGAGGATGACAAGGAAAACTACTAA
- the LOC547818 gene encoding Bowman-Birk type proteinase inhibitor C-II precursor — protein sequence MGLKNNMVVLKVCFLVLFLVGVTNARMELNLFKSDHSSSDDESSKPCCDLCMCTASMPPQCHCADIRLNSCHSACDRCACTRSMPGQCRCLDTTDFCYKPCKSSDEDDD from the coding sequence ATGGGTTTGAAGAACAACATGGTGGTGCTAAAGGTGTGTTTCTTGGTTCTTTTCCTTGTGGGGGTTACTAATGCACGCATGGAACTGAACCTCTTCAAAAGTGATCACTCATCAAGTGATGATGAGTCTTCAAAACCATGCTGTGATCTCTGCATGTGCACAGCCTCAATGCCACCTCAATGCCATTGTGCAGATATTAGGTTGAATTCATGTCACTCAGCTTGTGATCGCTGTGCGTGCACACGCTCGATGCCAGGCCAGTGTCGTTGCCTTGACACCACCGACTTCTGCTACAAACCTTGCAAGTCcagtgatgaagatgatgactaG
- the LOC100814794 gene encoding Bowman-Birk type proteinase inhibitor C-II: MGLKNNMVVLKVCFLVLFLVGVTNARMELNLFKSDNSSSDDESSKPCCDLCMCTASMPPQCHCADIRLNSCHSACDRCACTRSMPGQCRCLDTTDFCYKPCKSSDEDDD; this comes from the coding sequence ATGGGTTTGAAGAACAACATGGTGGTGCTAAAGGTGTGTTTCTTGGTTCTTTTCCTTGTGGGGGTTACTAATGCACGCATGGAACTGAACCTCTTCAAAAGTGATAACTCATCAAGTGATGATGAGTCTTCAAAACCATGCTGTGATCTCTGCATGTGCACAGCCTCAATGCCACCTCAATGCCATTGTGCAGATATTAGGTTGAATTCATGTCACTCAGCTTGTGATCGCTGTGCGTGCACACGCTCGATGCCAGGCCAGTGTCGTTGCCTTGACACCACCGACTTCTGCTACAAACCTTGCAAGTCcagtgatgaagatgatgactaG